The nucleotide window TGGCTGATGATGAGCAAGCTGAAGACTAGGGGTGGGTTGTTCGATGGGCGGCATTTTGATCGTGAGATCATCATTCTGTGTGTGCGCTGGTACCTTCGTTACAAGCTCAGTTTGCGTGATCTGGTCGAGATGATGGCCGAGCGGGGTTTGTCGCTGGCGCACACCACGATCCTCCGTTGGGTGAAGCGTTTCACGCCGGAGTTCGTCAAAAGCTGGAACCGTTTCGGCACGCCCGCAGGGCGGTCATGGCGTGTCGATGAAACCTACCTGAAGATTCGCGGCAAGTGGGTCTACCTCTATCGGGCAGTCGATCGGTCTGGCAGGACAGTGGACTTCATGCTTCGCGTCAAACGTGACGTAACAGCAGCAAAAGCGTTTATCAGGAAGGCCATTAAGCATCACGGCCATCCGCCGCTCACGATCACGCTCGACGGCTATGCTGCTTCGCACCGGGCCGTGCGCGAGATGAAGGCTGAGGGCTTACTTCCTGCCGGCACCGAAGTTAGATCCTCGAAGTATCTGAATAACCTGATCGAGCAGGACCATCGGAACATCAAGTCGCGCACGAAGGTTATGCTTGGTTTCAAGCGATTCAGGAGCGCTGCGACCACGATTTCAGGAATCGAGTTGATGCATCGCATTCGCAAGGGGCAGTTCAATCTCGCGAAGCTCGGCCTCAAGGATGCCACTACGCCCGACGTCTGGAATGCCGTCCTGTTCAATCGATAAGGCATCCATACCACTTATAAACGTCTCGTCAAAACATCCTATTTGCACCAGAGCCTCACCGACCAGCTGCGCAGCTATCCGGCCGCCAAAGCTGAGCTTCCAGAGCTGGCGAGCGTAAAGCACGTGTTTGTCAAAGCGGCAGCCCGACTGAACAACCGGGTTGAAAACAGCCAGCAGCCGACACGCGAACGCGAGCGTCGCATCCGCGGTTTTCGTGATCCGAAACGCACCCAGGCCTTCCTGTCGAGCTCTGGACTGATCCGGCAACACTTCGCGCTCAAGCGGCATCTGCTGCTCGCTTCACTTTATCGCAAACAGCTTGCAGCAAGGTTCGTTGCCTGGCGAATTCACCGACCTCGCCCAAGATCCGTCGACTGGTTTCTAAATCATCGCCACACCTCCAACGTTTTGTCTCACGTACGGCAAGTTGACAACGCCAGCCCAACGCATCCAGCGTGTTAACTATCGTGTTAATGGTGAAGTTACGTGGCGTTAACCAGAGATGCATTTTGGCTGCCAATAATCCGCTCCGTCGTATGCCGTCGCGTGATCGCAGGCGCAGCGAGCCCCGGCGAATTTCCAGGGACGGGTCTCTAGCTATCGGCGGTGATCCAACCACGAACGATCGAGGAGTCAAGCAATGAAGCAGGTAGCCGCAGTCATCAACGGTGAGTCGATTCAGACACGCAACACCGTCGCGGTGTTGGATCCATCCAGCGGCGAAGTCATCGCCGAGACGCCGGACTGTGGTCCTGCGGAAATTGACCTTGCCGTTAGCGCGGCACGGCGCGCGTCGCATCAGTGGCGCAAGGTGGCGGTTGCTGATCGCGCGCGGATTTTGCGCCGCTTCGCGCAGCTGATCGAACGTGACCGGGATGAGCTGGGGCATCTTGAAGCACTGCAGACGGGCAAGCCTTTGCGGCAAGCGCGACGTGATGCTGAACTCACTGCGCGGTATTTTGACTTCTACGCAAGCGCAGTCGAAACACACTACGGATCGTCCATTCCGTTGAACGCGGATACGATGATTTTTACGCAATGGGAGCCGCATGGGGTCACGGCGCATGTGATTCCGTGGAATTACCCGATGCAGATCTTCGCGCGCACCATCGCACCGGCGCTGGCGATGGGCAACTGCTGTGTATTGAAGCCTGCTGAAGAAGCGCCGTTGACGGCCCTCCGACTGGCATTGCTAGCACTCGAAGCGGGCTTGCCCGCTGGCGCGCTGAACGTTGTGACCGGCTATGGTGAGACGGCAGGGGCGGCGTTGACGGGCCACGGCGACATCGACCATATCTCGTTCACCGGCTCGGTCGAAGTGGGACGCACCATCGCTCGCGCGGCCGCCGACCGCGTGATTCCCGTGACCCTGGAGTTGGGCGGCAAGTCGCCCAATATCGTGTTCGCCGATGCAGACATGGAACGCGCCGTGCCGGGCGTGGTCAACGCCATTCTTCAGATGGCAGGCCAAACATGCTCGGCCGGTTCGCGGCTGCTGGTCCACGAAAGCGTGCACGACATTCTGGTGGAGCGCATCCAGCAGGCCTTTGCCAACGTGACGATCGGTCCTGCGCTGAGCGACCTGACCCTCGGGCCACTCATCTCGCAGGCGCAGCGCAGCCGCGTCCTGTCGTTCCTCGAACAGGCACGCGGCAACGGCGCGAAGATCGTCGCCGGCGGCAACGCGCTGAACGGCGGCGTGTTCGGCGAGGGCTTCTTCCTGCAGCCGACGTTGATCGACGATGTCGACCCCGATAGCCCGCTGGGCCAGGAAGAAGTCTTCGGGCCGGTGCTGGCCGTGACCCGGTTCCGCGACATCGACGAGGCGGTGCAGTTCGCCAATGGCACGGACTACGGTCTGGTGGCCGGCGTGTGGACGCGCGATCTGAGCACTGCACACAGGATGATCCGCGAGGTGTTGGCGGGACAGGTCTTCGTCAACACTTACGGCGCTTCGGGTGGCGTTGAGCTGCCGTTCGGCGGCTTCAAGCGTTCGGGGTATGGGCGCGAGAAAGGCGCGGAGGGACTGCGCAGTTTTGCGCAGATCAAGACCGGCGTCGTCGCACTGTAAGTATCCGAAACCCATTCCAAAGTCGGATATATGCCGAGCATCATACGAATATCAACGGACCCGAGTGAGCCGGGCAGCAGTAGCGAGTCGCGCACAGTAACGTCTGGTTCAATCGAGTGCCTACCCACCCCCGCATTGTTGCTCGACGAGAGTCGCATGATGCGCAACATTACGCGTCTACGAGCACGTCTCGCGGAACGCGGCGTCAATTTGCGCCCGCACCTGAAGACGCCGAAGTCGATCGAAGTGGCTCGTCGCGTGATGGATGGTCAGGGCGGACCGGCTACGGTTTCGACCCTGCAGGAAGCGGAGCAATTTGCCGCCGGCGGCGTGCGCGACATCCTCTACGGTGTAGGCGTGGTGCCCAGCAAGCTCGAGCGCGTGACTGCGTTGCGCCGGCAGGGCATCGACTTGTCGGTCGTGGTGGACAACGTCGACGCCGCGCGTGCGGTGGCCGAGCAATCGCGCCGCACGAATGACCGTATTCCAACGCTGATCGAGATCGACTCGGACGGTCATCGCGCCGGCGTGCGGCTCGAGGACACGATCAACCTGGTGACCATCGGAAACACGCTGCATGGTGGCGGTGCGGAATTGCGCGGCGTCATGACTCATGCGGGCGAATCGTACGCCTGCAGGAGCATCGAAGAGATCGTCGCAATCGCCGAACGCGAACGCGCTGCTGCGGTCGGATGCGCAACGGTGTTGCGCGATGCGGGACTGCCCGCCCCGGTCGTTAGCGTGGGCTCGACGCCGACGGCTCATTTCGCGGCTGACCTGACGGGCGTCACGGAAGTGCGTGCGGGTGTGTTCGTCTTCTTCGATCTCGTGATGACGGGTCTTCAGGTTTGCGCGGTCGACGACATCGCGCTCAGCGTGCTTGCTACCGTCATCGGTCATCAGGCAGACAAGGGGTGGATTCTCGTCGATGCAGGCTGGATGGCGATGTCGCGCGATCGCGGTACGGCGTCGCAGCGCATCGACCAGGGTTATGGTGTCGTGTGCAGTGTCGACGGCGTGCCCTACCCAGACCTGATCATGGTCCAGGCGAATCAGGAGCAGGGGATTATCGCCGCACGAAACGGTAGTGGGGCGTCGCTGCCTCACTTGCCAATCGGTTCGCTGGTGCGCATCCTTCCGAATCATGCCTGCGCGACCGCCGCCCAGCA belongs to Paraburkholderia sp. FT54 and includes:
- a CDS encoding alanine racemase, which encodes MMRNITRLRARLAERGVNLRPHLKTPKSIEVARRVMDGQGGPATVSTLQEAEQFAAGGVRDILYGVGVVPSKLERVTALRRQGIDLSVVVDNVDAARAVAEQSRRTNDRIPTLIEIDSDGHRAGVRLEDTINLVTIGNTLHGGGAELRGVMTHAGESYACRSIEEIVAIAERERAAAVGCATVLRDAGLPAPVVSVGSTPTAHFAADLTGVTEVRAGVFVFFDLVMTGLQVCAVDDIALSVLATVIGHQADKGWILVDAGWMAMSRDRGTASQRIDQGYGVVCSVDGVPYPDLIMVQANQEQGIIAARNGSGASLPHLPIGSLVRILPNHACATAAQHANYELIRTGSREIAAQWPRFRGW
- a CDS encoding aldehyde dehydrogenase family protein, whose product is MKQVAAVINGESIQTRNTVAVLDPSSGEVIAETPDCGPAEIDLAVSAARRASHQWRKVAVADRARILRRFAQLIERDRDELGHLEALQTGKPLRQARRDAELTARYFDFYASAVETHYGSSIPLNADTMIFTQWEPHGVTAHVIPWNYPMQIFARTIAPALAMGNCCVLKPAEEAPLTALRLALLALEAGLPAGALNVVTGYGETAGAALTGHGDIDHISFTGSVEVGRTIARAAADRVIPVTLELGGKSPNIVFADADMERAVPGVVNAILQMAGQTCSAGSRLLVHESVHDILVERIQQAFANVTIGPALSDLTLGPLISQAQRSRVLSFLEQARGNGAKIVAGGNALNGGVFGEGFFLQPTLIDDVDPDSPLGQEEVFGPVLAVTRFRDIDEAVQFANGTDYGLVAGVWTRDLSTAHRMIREVLAGQVFVNTYGASGGVELPFGGFKRSGYGREKGAEGLRSFAQIKTGVVAL
- a CDS encoding IS6 family transposase, with the protein product MSKLKTRGGLFDGRHFDREIIILCVRWYLRYKLSLRDLVEMMAERGLSLAHTTILRWVKRFTPEFVKSWNRFGTPAGRSWRVDETYLKIRGKWVYLYRAVDRSGRTVDFMLRVKRDVTAAKAFIRKAIKHHGHPPLTITLDGYAASHRAVREMKAEGLLPAGTEVRSSKYLNNLIEQDHRNIKSRTKVMLGFKRFRSAATTISGIELMHRIRKGQFNLAKLGLKDATTPDVWNAVLFNR